In the genome of Candidatus Palauibacter australiensis, one region contains:
- the gyrB gene encoding DNA topoisomerase (ATP-hydrolyzing) subunit B, with protein MAKSTAGGKPVKDNNDNSDYTARQIHVLKGLEAVRKRPGMYIGSTSGRGLHHLVYEVVDNSIDEAMAGHCSGIEVTIGTDQSIRVVDDGRGIPVDLHPTEKVPGVELALTTLHAGGKFDKSSYKVSGGLHGVGVSVVNALSEWLQVEVRRDGHEWTQRYERGVSQGKLAKGRKTKETGTTVTFRPDPEIFEGLGDPLEYSFETLASRLRELAYLNRGVRIAIVDERQEDLRRDFHFEGGIAQFVEYLLGNKTPLHADVISVSGAQDDTEFELAMQYTDAYSENTFTFVNNINTHEGGTHLSGFKGALTRTINNYAQRNNILKKADPTLSGDDVREGLVAVLSVKVMEPQFEGQTKTKLGNSEVRGIVESLVNDRLGTWLEENPGPSRQIIDKAVQASRAREAARKARDLTRKKSALETGILPGKLADCSITDPEIAELYLVEGDSAGGSAKMGRDRNYQAILPLRGKILNVEKARIDRILSNEEIRAMITAIGTGIGDEFDLSQARYRKVVIMTDADVDGAHIRTLLLTFFFRQMKELINAGYIYIAQPPLYRVWKGKTEFYCYDESERVAAQARLDNGKGNASLQRYKGLGEMNADQLWQTTMNPEKRTLLQVNIEDAADADGLFETLMGENVEPRRDFIEQNARYVRNLDV; from the coding sequence ATGGCGAAGTCGACGGCGGGCGGAAAGCCCGTGAAAGATAACAACGACAACTCGGACTACACCGCGCGGCAGATTCATGTCCTCAAGGGGCTGGAGGCCGTGCGGAAGCGCCCGGGCATGTACATCGGGTCCACCTCCGGGCGAGGGTTGCACCACCTCGTCTACGAAGTCGTGGACAACTCGATCGACGAGGCGATGGCCGGACACTGCTCCGGGATCGAAGTCACGATCGGGACGGACCAGTCGATTCGGGTCGTGGACGACGGGCGCGGCATCCCGGTGGACCTTCACCCGACCGAGAAGGTGCCGGGGGTCGAACTCGCCCTCACGACGCTTCACGCGGGCGGAAAGTTCGACAAGTCGAGCTACAAGGTGTCGGGCGGGCTGCACGGCGTGGGCGTTTCCGTCGTGAACGCGCTCTCCGAGTGGTTGCAGGTCGAGGTGCGTCGCGACGGCCACGAGTGGACGCAGCGCTACGAGCGCGGGGTCAGCCAGGGGAAGCTCGCGAAGGGGCGGAAGACGAAGGAGACCGGCACGACGGTCACCTTCCGGCCCGATCCCGAGATCTTCGAGGGGCTTGGCGACCCGCTCGAATACAGCTTCGAGACGCTCGCCAGCCGGCTCCGGGAACTCGCCTACCTGAACCGCGGCGTGCGGATCGCCATCGTCGATGAGCGGCAGGAAGACCTGCGCCGCGACTTCCACTTCGAGGGCGGGATCGCGCAGTTCGTCGAATATCTCCTGGGCAACAAGACGCCGCTTCACGCGGACGTGATCTCCGTCTCGGGCGCGCAGGACGACACCGAGTTCGAACTCGCGATGCAGTACACGGACGCCTACAGCGAGAACACGTTCACCTTCGTGAACAACATCAACACGCACGAAGGCGGGACGCATCTCTCGGGCTTCAAGGGCGCCCTCACGCGGACCATCAACAACTACGCGCAGCGGAACAACATCCTCAAGAAGGCCGACCCCACCCTGAGCGGCGACGATGTGCGCGAAGGGCTCGTCGCCGTGCTCTCCGTCAAGGTCATGGAGCCGCAGTTCGAGGGGCAGACCAAGACGAAGCTGGGGAACAGCGAGGTGCGCGGGATCGTCGAGAGCCTCGTCAACGACCGCCTGGGGACATGGTTGGAGGAGAACCCCGGTCCGTCTCGACAGATTATCGACAAGGCGGTCCAGGCCTCCCGGGCGCGGGAGGCGGCGCGAAAGGCGCGGGACCTGACGCGCAAGAAGTCGGCGCTCGAGACCGGCATCCTGCCGGGGAAGCTGGCGGACTGCTCGATCACGGACCCTGAGATCGCGGAACTCTACCTGGTGGAGGGAGACAGCGCGGGCGGGAGCGCGAAGATGGGGCGCGACCGCAACTACCAGGCCATCCTCCCTCTGCGCGGCAAGATCCTCAACGTGGAGAAGGCGCGGATTGACCGAATCCTCTCCAACGAGGAGATCCGCGCCATGATCACGGCGATCGGGACCGGGATCGGCGACGAGTTCGATCTGTCGCAGGCCCGGTATCGCAAGGTCGTGATCATGACGGACGCCGACGTGGACGGCGCCCATATCCGGACGCTGCTCCTGACCTTCTTCTTCCGGCAGATGAAGGAACTCATCAACGCGGGATACATCTACATCGCGCAGCCGCCGCTGTACCGGGTGTGGAAGGGGAAGACGGAGTTCTACTGCTACGACGAGTCGGAGCGCGTCGCTGCGCAGGCGAGACTCGACAACGGCAAGGGGAACGCCTCGCTGCAGCGGTACAAGGGGCTGGGCGAGATGAACGCCGATCAGCTGTGGCAGACCACGATGAACCCGGAGAAACGCACGCTGCTCCAGGTGAACATCGAGGACGCCGCCGATGCCGACGGGCTGTTCGAAACCCTCATGGGCGAGAACGTCGAGCCGCGCCGCGATTTCATCGAGCAAAACGCCCGCTACGTACGCAATCTCGACGTCTGA